The nucleotide sequence TTTCCAGGTAATTACTTCGATTACCTCTTTTTAGAGGATGAGATTGACTCGTTATATGATGACGATGTTCGAGTAAGCAGGGTATCAAATGTTTTTGCCACCTTATCCATCATTATTGCTGTATTGGGATTGTATGGACTAGTGATGATTACACTGGTACGCAAAACCAAGGAAATTGGGATAAGAAAGGTGTTAGGTGCCAATCTTGGACAACTTTTGACACTGCTAAGCAAAGAATTTCTGTTGCTTGTAATCATTGCTGTATTAGTTGGAGCTCCAGTAAGCTATCTGACAATAATGGAATGGAAATCTGGATATGCTTATTCAATTAATATAGGCATTGGACTCATTCTTTTATCCTCCTTTATGTTGATTTTGATTTCTGCTATTACCATCGGTTTTCAAACGAGAAAGATCTCAGGAAATAACCCAGTTGAATCCTTACGATCTGAATGATCAGTTATCTAATTTAGCAGCCGATAAGGTGCTGGAGTAAAGCAGTCAGAATAGCCTACTCGTCCTTCAAGTGCACTACAGGATTCGATCGTGTAACATTGGCTGTTTGTGCAACGATGATAATGGCCAGGATAGCAATCACTGAAACAGCAGCGATCGCACCATGTTCCCAACCAAAACTGATGCGGTTGTGATAGTCTGCTAGCCACTGCTCTGCTAGGTATGCACTTAGCGAAATGCCTACGACTAGGCTCACAATGATTGGAATAGTGAATTTCTTGATCATCATCCATACAATTTGGTGATCAGCAGCTCCCATTACTCGGCGAACACTGAGTTCTTTCATCCTTCTCTGGATGGTTAGTCCCACGAGACCTAACAACCCAAAAGCTGATATGAATATGGCAATGATGCTCCCCAGTCCAGCAATCTTCGAGATTTTATCCTCTTGCTCAAACTTTTCTCGATACTCAGTGGCCATGTATTCATAATTGAGCGGAATTGGATCATACACAGCTTCCCACGCGGCAGCCATTTTTTCTTCTAAAACTGATCTGTCAGCTTCAGACTTAATCATGATTTGATAATTTGATCTTTCTTCAGGGGCATCAAAGAAAAGCATTGGACGAAGCTCAGATGCAGGACCAAAAGCGTAATAATCTTTGATCACACCTACGATTACGGAATTATCCTGAAAAGGAACAGACGACCCAATTGCATTTTTAGTTAATCCCACTTTGTATAGGAACGATTGATTCACCAAAACTCCATCTACTATGCCATGTTTTTTAGCATCATGAATGGATTCGCCTTCAATGATTTGAAGTCCCATTACACCTGTATAAGTACTGTCTATGTTTCCATACATCAAGCTGAATTGATGTTCTCCGTCATCAAAACCAGTCATACCATACCCACTTGATCCAGTGACCAATTGTATTTCAGGGATGGCTCGCAAATGATTCATAAATACTTCCTCTTCTCCGCTTCCAATTAATTCAGTTGGAATATCAATTCGGAGCACATTATCGACATTATATCCTTTGTCGAAGTTGACCAGGTAATTAAGTTGTCCTCTGAAGATCAACATGGAGGCAATCATTATGATCGAAATCGAAAACTGTACAATCAATAGTGTTTTAGTGACAAAAACTCCCTTCCCAATTTTTTGCTCTCCTTTGAGTGACTTGATGATCTTGAGCTTAGATAAGAGAAGTGAAGGATAAAATCCGCTTAGCAATGCAATTGAGGTGATGATCAAAAACAATCCTGGCAGGTTTTGTAAGTTGATTAGGTCAGCCAACCCAAACTGCTTTTCTACGAGAAGAGAGAATTGTGGTGCTAGCGCAGTATATAAGACAACCGCCAGTGCAGTAGATAAGATTGTAGTTAGAAAAGATTCGGTCATCAGTTGTTGAAAGACTCCTGAGTTCGCAGAGCCAATG is from Marinobacter alexandrii and encodes:
- a CDS encoding FtsX-like permease family protein — encoded protein: MEPNPPKWADRLLQQICREDLLEEIQGDLHESFYWRVDTKGKGFAQRQFIKETLLSFRISNLKTYDKMDRLLTLMKSHIKTGWRFLWKTKTYSSINILGLSIGIVFSWFAYLYASDQLGYNKHIPESENIYRMSTQVNVFDNLINFPGCSHVYVQQVLDELPEVDKVARFTDDNATMKLPEGTIDQEYLIAEKTLLEFLDLDFVEGDPGTFEASDKVVISEKLAYKLDIKGRAVGSEIQLLDSANYVTYQIAGVFKEIPKNTSIRADLILPYANYLNESPTKATKTTNFDLSVLLRVNPSTDVEELKVKIGKLMNPEETDHSYIASLAPLASLHLSEKYYASKGFLPGGNSELIWFIVIAGVMCLLISIINYANFSISLYMNRAREVAVRKIIGSANSGVFQQLMTESFLTTILSTALAVVLYTALAPQFSLLVEKQFGLADLINLQNLPGLFLIITSIALLSGFYPSLLLSKLKIIKSLKGEQKIGKGVFVTKTLLIVQFSISIIMIASMLIFRGQLNYLVNFDKGYNVDNVLRIDIPTELIGSGEEEVFMNHLRAIPEIQLVTGSSGYGMTGFDDGEHQFSLMYGNIDSTYTGVMGLQIIEGESIHDAKKHGIVDGVLVNQSFLYKVGLTKNAIGSSVPFQDNSVIVGVIKDYYAFGPASELRPMLFFDAPEERSNYQIMIKSEADRSVLEEKMAAAWEAVYDPIPLNYEYMATEYREKFEQEDKISKIAGLGSIIAIFISAFGLLGLVGLTIQRRMKELSVRRVMGAADHQIVWMMIKKFTIPIIVSLVVGISLSAYLAEQWLADYHNRISFGWEHGAIAAVSVIAILAIIIVAQTANVTRSNPVVHLKDE